Within Planococcus citri chromosome 2, ihPlaCitr1.1, whole genome shotgun sequence, the genomic segment GGTGTGATATGGCGCTGATGTATTGTTACAGTAAATACTTCCATAGGTATAATCATACTACAGTCTGTTGAGTTCTGACTAGTTCGGACAATTATAGGTAAATACGTGAATAGCATCTGCAAACTGCGAAGCGAAAAATTTTCCTATGAAAACTGATTGATCTTAAAGTTTTTCTGATACCTATATCCTATAATTACAGCCCCTCAAATATCTCACTATTAATCAatcttattttaatttaaacttGCATATGTACCTGCAATAATTAATCTACCTACTCATTACTGCCAACACTAAAGTTTAatgtttgatttgaatttttttagcataaaaagaAGCGTTAACAAAAATGAAGCATTCAAAGGTGACTTTCACATGGAATTTTGTGACAATGTAATACAGCTTTTACAAGCATATTTTCGAGATTTCTCGGTGGAAAGGCTAGAAAAACCGTGGAAAGCGTTCACGGCGAGTTGGTCAAAGAATATTGTTGCCagaaatttaggtaggtataaacacccaagttgacaaaaatttcacgtCTATGTGATTAATTTATTTGTATGTttcttgatgtattttttttttttttttaatttaaaggtATTAGCTCATCGTACGTAAACAATTTGCACGATAATTGTTTCGTTTTAATTAGAGTGGCCAGGCACCGAGAAGTTGCAACGATGTCGTCTATTGACAGAATGACGCCAGATGAAATTATCGTTGACGATTCCGTGCAGAAACAAATTGAAGATATTAAAGTTGGCGACTCATCCAGCGTTGTAGAATTTATTAGGAGTTTTGGCTCTCATTACATAACTTCATATGTTACCGGAAACGCTTTATATCAAGTAagcttttcataaaatattgtaGCCTATCAGGATTTGGCGCTTTTTGAAAGCTTtgttaaatacctacctaatgtgtATTGTCTTACGCAGGTATTCGTTTACGAACCAGAACGATATAGAATAATAAAAGAAAGACTAAGAAAGAAAGGTATCGATAAAATACCATCTTCGGAACTAACAGAATATTTTTCACCTTTAAATGCTCGACATATTGGACGAATATTATCAGCCAGTGGAAACGAAACCGTTGAAAGTTGGGCAAGCAGAAAACTCCAAATGTCATTTTTCCCAGTGCCTTATCCTAGTTTGTTAAAATTGCATTCTAATTCTAAATTATTGTACGAATTAAATGGACTACTCGGCAACGAAGCTTTACTAAGACTAGATTTAAAAACATTAGCTCCAGCATTTAAAGATATTCGTAAGCGAGATTGGTTTCATCAGGTTCTAGACAATCACTTGAGATTATGGGAAGTGAACATGTGATACGTGTGTGTATTGTGAATTATGTATACTAAGTTACGCGAGTTCGAGTTTGTGTTTATGAAATGATAGTCACGATTAAAGAGTGATTAAACTTATTTAGATGAAGGAAAAAGTGTTgtagattttttgtttttattttgaagcaTGCTACTTTTGATTAGGAAACGTTTTGGAAACAGAGATTAAATTTGGACATACGATACCTACGTAGGAACTCGCAATATTATAGTTTAAGGCGAATATTTTACTTTGACTATATCGTGTTTGTTCCTTATTTGTGATATTTTGTAGATAATATGTTATAAATTATAGTGCAGGTACTTACACCTAAAATGTTTATCAATTCAAGCTCTTTAGACTCGGGCAAATCACGATGTATAAACAAAGAtaagtacttacttaaaaaaaaaaaaactataagcTTGAAAAGAGTAATTTGAATCagattatacctacctatgttatgTTCAACTTCTATTTTATTTATACGGTGATCAAAATAGGAGCTTATGTGattgtattttataaattaaaagtATCTTCTATGTATCATCGGTTATTTAATAGTgttattttatgcttttcagACATTTTAATTGAATCAAAGTAATGACAGTataacataaaaaatgaaagactaaaaaaaaatcattttgcagcaaatattttattataaaattaaggAAACTCAAACCACAAACTACTCAACATCTTATATTAAGTACATACTAGGTTACTCCATAACTCACTATTACGACTTATACACTCTCCTCACATGTGGTTAATAAATTAGTCTTATCAGctacaacatttaaaaaaaaacactcttcatgttgaaaatttcaatcctgAGGAATGAACATTGAATTCTACACGTATGTGTACATTACAAAACACAGTTAGGTAGGAAGAAATATCAAAAggtcacaaaatttcaaattcacaaTCACACTTAGAATCAAATCTTTGACGAATGTTCTTGAAACACTTTGCAAAAGGAAACAATAATATATCGGATCATTcaagaaagtgaaaaataattaaaaacttgaataaaattgaatttaaaaatgaaaaataaaatttcctgaCGTTACACTCGATTGAAATAGAGCCTTA encodes:
- the tsl gene encoding torso-like protein gives rise to the protein MLSIWLTVILVSVSEYYSILAEVHVGTAINVFSRYGYLSISMRVIPRNDSDRSWIFREPTVEVFANMSNEENIKRSVNKNEAFKGDFHMEFCDNVIQLLQAYFRDFSVERLEKPWKAFTASWSKNIVARNLGISSSYVNNLHDNCFVLIRVARHREVATMSSIDRMTPDEIIVDDSVQKQIEDIKVGDSSSVVEFIRSFGSHYITSYVTGNALYQVFVYEPERYRIIKERLRKKGIDKIPSSELTEYFSPLNARHIGRILSASGNETVESWASRKLQMSFFPVPYPSLLKLHSNSKLLYELNGLLGNEALLRLDLKTLAPAFKDIRKRDWFHQVLDNHLRLWEVNM